TGTAGGCGGCGGAGAAGGTGAAGGTGGCGACCAGGCCGAGGATGTACAGGCCGGTGGCGGGGGCCGCGCCGGAGTTCGACGCGGTGCGAAGGGTGTGTAGAAGGAGGGCGGTGCCGGCCAGCACGGCAAGAAGGCCGAGCGCGTGGATGGCGGCGTCAGCACGGCGCTCGGACGGAGAAGCGGCCCGCGGGAGGGGCGGGGTGGTCCCCGTGACGGCCCCGGCGGTCATGGGGGCGACGGTCACGGGGGCGACGGTCACGGGGGCAACGGGGTGGTCAGGCCTCGCCCGGCCAGGTGCGGCTGGCGAGGGTGGAGGCGCTGGCGCGCATCTCGCTCTCACGGACGACGCGCTCATGACCGTCCTGGCCGCTCTTCACGCGGTACTCGCGGTCCGTGGAGTCATTGGGGAGAAGGCGGAGGATGGTGTATCGCCCGCTGGCCTCGCGCGGGGAGAAACGGCGGGGGATGAGCTCGACATCCTCGCCGATGCGGAACCTGTGCTGCTGCTGCATGGGGTGGTTCCTTCCCGGGCCCCCATCCTGCGACCGATCGGGCGTGCTGCCAATCGGGATCGGTGGGTGGCGGGGGGTGAGGGGCGGCCGGGGTTGGCCGCCCTCCGGTCCGGCGGGGCGATGCCCTGCCGATGCGCCCGGGGTATGAGCCCCGGGCGGGGCCTTGATCAGACGGCCTTCAGGTTGCCGGCCGAGACCTTGCCCTGCTGGCCGCGCTGCAGGTCGTACTCGAGCTTGTCGCCCTCCTGCGGGGACTGGAGGCCGGCGGCCTGCACGTCCGAGATGTGGAGGAAGACGTCCTTGGAGCCGTCATCCGGCTGGATGAAGCCGTAGCCCTTGGTCGCGTTGAACCACTTGATGGTGCCGGTGGCCATGACTGGTGTTCCGTTCATGCTGAATGACCGGCGGGCGACGTGCACGCCGGATCGAGCTTCGAGAGAGACGGACACCGAGCTCGGCGCTCGGGAGAGCAAGGAGAGCAGGCCGGCACGACGAGACTGACCTCACCAAGATGGGGAAGTCGCGGGCGGGATGCAAGGCATGCCGGGCATTTCGCCGTTTCGGCGGTCCTGGCACGGGCTTCGCTTGCGGGTTGGGCAGGGCCGGGGACATGGTCGCGGGAAGGCCGGTTGCGCGCATCCGACAACGGGACAGGGATGCTGCTGCGATGGTGCGAGGCGTTTGGGCTGCCCTTGGGGCGGCGGTGCTGGAATTGGCCGGGCTGGCGGGCGATGCGGGGGCGCAGCCGGCGGCGGACACGATCGGGGCGATCCGGGCGCGCGGGGCGGTGCTCTGCGGCGTGGCGGGGAGCGTGGCGGGGTTCAGCCTGCCGGACAGCCAGGGCGTGATGCGCGGGCTGGATGCGGACGGGTGCCGGATCGTCGCGGCGGCGATCCTGGGGGATGCGAGCAGGGTCCGGTTCATCAACACGACGACGCAGAACCGGTTCACGGCGCTGCAGAGCGGCGAGGTGGACATGCTCGTGCGGAATACGACCTGGACGCTGGGGCGCGAGGCGTCGCTCGGGCTCGAGTTCGCGAGCATCAATTTCTACGACGGCACCGGCTTCATGGTGAAGAAGGCGTCGGGCGTCACCTCGGTGAAGGGGCTGGACGGGGCGACGGTGTGCGTGCAGCCCGGCTCCACGACGGAGCTGAACCTGACGGACTACTTCCGCATCCACGGCATGCGGTTCCAGCCGTTGGTGATCGAGAACCTGGAGGAGCTGCGGGCGGCGTTCATCAACGGGCGGTGCGACGCCTTCACGACGGACGCCTCCTCGCTCGCCTCCTTCCGTTTCGCGCAGGGGGCGAATGCGGAGCAGTACCTGCTGCTGCCGGAAATCATCTCCAAGGAGCCGCTGGGGACGATGGTGCGGAAGGGGGACTGGAAGTTCTTCGACGTCGTGCGGTGGGCGCATTTCGCGCAGCTGACGGCGGAGGAGCTGGGGATCACCAGCCGGAACCTCGACAGCTTCCGCGACAGCAACAACCCGGAGATCCAGCGCTTCATCGGGGCGACGGGCGACCTGGGGAGGGCGCTGGGCGTGGGCCCGGACTGGGCGGTGCAGATCGTGCGGCAGGTCGGGAACTTCGCGGAGATGTGGGACCGGAACATCACGCCGCTGGGGGTGCAGCGGGGGATCAACAATCTCTGGACGAAGGGTGGGCTGCAGTACGCGCTGCCGATGCGGTGACGCAGGGGTTGTGAGAGGGCGCAGGGGAGGCGGTGGCGCCTTCCCTGCGGGCGGGAGGGCTGAGGATACCGCGCCGGGGCTCCTCTCTGTTTGAATGCGGGATCGGGGCCCGCGGATTGGGGCGCGCGGAATGGAACGTTCGGGGCGCCCGGATGTTCTTCGTGCCGACTGGCCGAGGAGCGGCGCGTGTTCCCATTCCAGATGTTGCCCGCGGCGATGGCCGCGGTGGCGGGGGCGGTGCTGGGCGGGCGCCCGGCGCCTTCCGAGCTGGGAAGCCGGGACCGGGTGATGGTGTCCGGGCGGACCTATGTGGTGACGGGCGCCTCCAGCGGCTTCGGGCGGGGCACGGCGGAGCGGCTGGGGTCCTACGGCGCGAAGGTGGTGCTGGCGGCGCGGCGCGGGGCGGTGCTGGAGGAGGTGGCGGCGCGGGTACGCGCCCTCGGTGGGCAGGCGCTGGTGGTGCCCACGGATGTGAGCGACCCCGAGCAGGTCGAGGCGCTGGCGCGGGCGGCGCTGGGCGCGTTCGGCGCGATCGACGTGTGGATCAACGACGCGGCGGTGGCCTCCATCGGGCGGTTCGAGGAGATTCCGATCGCGGACCACGCGCGGATGGTGGACGTGAACCTGAAGGGGGCGATCTACGGCTCGCACGTGGCGCTGCGGCAGTTCCGGCGGCAGGGGCACGGGGTGCTGGTGAACATCTCCTCCGTCGAGGGGGACGTGCCGCTGGCCTATCACGCGACCTACGCGGCGACGAAGCACGCGATGCTCGGGCTGGACGGGGCGATCCGGCAGGAGCTGCGGCTAGGCGGGCTGGAGCGCGTGATCCGGGTGGCGACGATCCAGCCCTGGGCGGTGGACACGCCCTACTGGGTGCATGCCGGGAACTACACGGGGCGCCTGGCGCAGACGGGGCTGATGGACGACCCGCGCGAGGTGGTGGACGCGATCGTGTGGAATTCCGTGCACCCCAACGGACCCTACCAGGTCGGGTGGAAGGCGCGGGCGGCGGTGCTGGGCGACCGGATCGCGCCGCGGCTGGCGGAGCGGATCGCGGGCGG
This genomic window from Pararoseomonas sp. SCSIO 73927 contains:
- a CDS encoding cold-shock protein — translated: MATGTIKWFNATKGYGFIQPDDGSKDVFLHISDVQAAGLQSPQEGDKLEYDLQRGQQGKVSAGNLKAV
- a CDS encoding amino acid ABC transporter substrate-binding protein codes for the protein MVRGVWAALGAAVLELAGLAGDAGAQPAADTIGAIRARGAVLCGVAGSVAGFSLPDSQGVMRGLDADGCRIVAAAILGDASRVRFINTTTQNRFTALQSGEVDMLVRNTTWTLGREASLGLEFASINFYDGTGFMVKKASGVTSVKGLDGATVCVQPGSTTELNLTDYFRIHGMRFQPLVIENLEELRAAFINGRCDAFTTDASSLASFRFAQGANAEQYLLLPEIISKEPLGTMVRKGDWKFFDVVRWAHFAQLTAEELGITSRNLDSFRDSNNPEIQRFIGATGDLGRALGVGPDWAVQIVRQVGNFAEMWDRNITPLGVQRGINNLWTKGGLQYALPMR
- a CDS encoding SDR family NAD(P)-dependent oxidoreductase, which gives rise to MFPFQMLPAAMAAVAGAVLGGRPAPSELGSRDRVMVSGRTYVVTGASSGFGRGTAERLGSYGAKVVLAARRGAVLEEVAARVRALGGQALVVPTDVSDPEQVEALARAALGAFGAIDVWINDAAVASIGRFEEIPIADHARMVDVNLKGAIYGSHVALRQFRRQGHGVLVNISSVEGDVPLAYHATYAATKHAMLGLDGAIRQELRLGGLERVIRVATIQPWAVDTPYWVHAGNYTGRLAQTGLMDDPREVVDAIVWNSVHPNGPYQVGWKARAAVLGDRIAPRLAERIAGGFVQRTQMDDAPPGPVTSGNLHRPMAEGTGVEGGIRKRMGADRGGR